Within the Arthrobacter sp. V1I7 genome, the region GGCTCCCCCAGCGTGGCCATCGACGACGAGCAGGCAGCCTACGACGCGACCCGTCACCTGCTGCGGCTCGGGCACCGGCGCATCGGTCTCCTGGCCGGTGATCCGGCGTCGATCTACGTCGCCCAGCCCCGGAAACGCGGCTACCTCCGCGCCATAAGCGAAGCCAACTGCACTCCCGTGACAGCGACCGGCAGCTTCTTCTACGAAAGCGGCGCCGCCGGCGTTGACGAACTGCTGCAGAAGGAACCCGGCCTCACCGCGATCTTCGCGATGAGCGATGAGATGGGCGCCGCCGTCGTCAATGAACTGCAGCGCCGCGGCCTCCGGGTGCCGGAAGACGTCTCCGTCCTGGGCTTCGACAACACTTCCACCTCGCTGCACGTGAACCCGCCGCTGAGCACCATGGCGCAGCCGCTCGAGGAAATGGGGCGGATGGCCGTTAAAAAACTGCTCCGCTCCCGCGACCTGGGGCCGAAGATCATGCCGCACCGGCTGATCGAGCGCGGCTCCACCGCGCCGCCCAGTTCAGCAGTGCCCAGTGCGGCGCCGGCGAACGCAGCCCAACCCGGAGATCCAGTCCTGGTCAGCTAGCCCCACAAACCACCCATTACCGGCGGCAGCCGGCACTCTCCCTGTGCCACAAACCGGCCAGCCGCCGAAGTTCCGCATGCACCAAACCACCCGCACCCCCCAAACACAAGGAGCAACACATGAGGCAGCGCCGCCGCACCTGGCAGACTCTACTCGCCACCACCGCATCCCTGACCGTCGCCGCCGTCGCCCTCACCGGCTGCGGCGGGACCGCCACGGAAGCGAAGAGCACTCCGAAGGCCGCCGCCGCGTCCTTCGAGGGCAAGGGCCCCATCAACTACGTCTCCAACCGCGACGCCTCAGGTGCCGCGAACAAGAGCATCGAGGAATGGAACGCCGCCCACCCGGAGGAGAAGGTCACGTTCATCGAACTGCCGGACTCCGCGGACCAGCAGCGCCAGCAGCTCATCCAGAACGCGCAGATCAAGTCGGACACCTTCAGCGTGCTGAACCTGGACGTCGTCTGGACCTCCGAGTTCGCCGCCAACAAGTGGATCCTGCCGCTGCCCGAGGACGCCGTCCCCACCGACAAGATGATTCCCGCTACGGTCAACGCCGCGACGTACCGGGACTCCCTGGTCGGCGCCCCGTACTACACCGACGGCGCCCTGTTCTACTTCCGCTCCGACCTGCTCAAGGCCGCCGGCATCGCCGCCCCACCGAAGACCTGGGACGAGATGAAGACCGCCTGCAAGGCCATCCTGGCCCTCCCGGAAGCGGCCGGCATGTCCTGCTACACCGGCCAGTTCGACAAGAACGAGGCCCTTACGGTCAACTTCTCCGAGGCCGTCGCCTCCGCCGGCGGCACCGTGGTGGACGCCGACGGCAAGCCCACCGTCGACACCGCCGAAGCGAAGAAGGGCCTGAACCTGCTGGTGGACGGCTTCAAGGAAGGCCTCTTCCCCTCCGACGCCATCACCTACCTCGAAGAGCAGGGCCGCCGCGCGTTCCAGGACGGCAAGCTGGTCTTCATGCGCAACTGGCCCTTCCTGCACGCCTCCCTGAGCGCCACGGACGGCTCCAGCAAGGTGGCCGGCAAGTTCGACATCACCTCCATCCCCGGCACCGACGGCCCCGGCGTCTCCACCCTCGGCGGCCGCAGCCTCGCCATCTCGCCGTTCACCCCGAACAAGGCCACGGCACTGGAGTTCGTCAAGTTCTTCACCAGCGAGGAGCAGGCCCAGAAGCGCCTCGCGCTCAGCTCCCGCGCCCCGGTGTACGCCACCCTGTTCGCAGACCCCGCCGTCGTCGCCAAGCGCCCGTTCTTCCCCACCCTGCTGACCTCGCTGAACAACGCCCAGCCGCGGCCCAAGGTGGTCCAGTACGGCGCCACCACCAAGGCCATCCAGGAAGAGGCCTACGCGGCCATCACCGGAACCAAGGACACGGACACGGCCCTGAACGACATGCAGGCCAAGCTCACCGAGCTGACCAAATAGTCCGGCAGTAATTCAGCAGTTCAGACCACACGCCTGGCCGGCCGGTCCACCCCGGCCGGCCAGGCACGCTGCAACTCCAGTTAGGTACCCAGCATGACGACGACCACCGCCCCGCCCGCCGGCGCGCAGACCGGCACGCCCCAACCGGGCAGCCCGCGCAGACGCGGCAAACGCTCCCCCGGCGAAGGCCGCATGGCCGCGATGCTGCTCTCCCCCACCATCCTGGTGCTGGCCCTGGTGATTGTGTACCCGCTGCTGTCCGCGGTGCACCAGTCCCTGTTCCGCGCCGAATCCGGCGTGGACGCGGACGGCTTCGTCTCCGACGTGGAATCCTTCGTGGGCCTGGCCAACTATGCCGACCTCTTCGTCGGCGAATCCGGCCGGCGCTTCCTCAACGCCTTCGCCAACACCACCTTCTTCACCGTCACCACGGTGTTCCTCGAGACCGTCCTGGGCCTCTGCCTGGCCCTCGCCATGAACCGCGCCTTCCGCGGCCGGTCCTTCCTGCGCGCCAGCATCCTGGTCCCGTGGGCCGTCCCCACCGCCGTCTCCGGCCTGCTGTGGCGCTGGATCTTCCAGTCCGACGGCATCGCCAACACCCTGCTCGGCAGCGAGATCCTCTGGACCGCCGAGGGCAACGCCTCCAAGGTCGCCGTCATCATCGCCGAAGTCTGGAAGACCGCGCCGTTCATCGGCCTGCTGGTCCTCGCCGGCATGCAGATCATCCCCGGCGAAGTCTACGAGGCCGCCAAAATCGACGGCGCCGGCTGGTGGCGCCAGCTCGGCTCCATCACCCTCCCGCTGGTCAAGCCCACCCTGCTGGTCGCCGTGCTGTTCCGCATGCTCGACGCGCTGCGCATGTTCGACCTGCCCTTCGTGCTGGTCGGCCCCGGCAAGGAATCCGTGGAGACCCTCTCCATGCTGGCCTGGGACGAATCCAACCAGCTCCGCTACGGCTCCGCCTCCGCGTTCGCCGTCATGCTCTTCCTGTACGTCGCCGTCGTCGCGATCGTGTTCGTGAAGGTCCTCGGCGCCGACGTCACCGGCGCCAAAGAACTGAAGCTGCTCTCAAAGAAGTCCCGCACCAAGGCAACCCGCACCCAGAAGGCCGAGGCCACCCGATGACCATCTCCGACCTCCGCAAGGCCGCCGCCGATTCCGGCGCAACCGAGGCGACGGCCGCCGTCGTCGACAGCTCCTCGAAAGCAGGCCGGCCCAAAGCCAAGCGCACCTGGCGGTCCTACGCGGTCTACGCCGGCCTGGCGCTGATCTTCGGCTACTGCCTGGCCCCGTTCTACTGGATGCTGGTCTCCAGCCTCCGCCGCACCGCCGACATCTTCGACAACACCCTGCTGCCGGCGCCGTTCTCGCTGGAGAACTACGCCAAGGTGTTCGACGGCTCCACCATGTTCGGCCAGGCGCTGCTGAACTCCCTGATCGTCGCCGGCACCACCACGGTGTTCGCCCTGGTCCTCGGTGTCTTCGCCGCCTACGCGATCTCCCGGCTGAACTTCCGCTTCAAGTCGGTGATCCTCGGCGTCATCATCGCGACGTCGATGTTCCCCGGCATCTCCGTCGTCGTGCCGCTGCTGCGCCTCTTCACGGACATCGGCTGGATCAACACCTACCAGGCCATGATCGTGCCGAACCTGTCCTTCGCGATCCCGCTCGCGGTCTGGAACCTCACCACCTTCATGAAGGCCCTGCCGTTCGACCTCGAAGAAGCCGCCATGATCGACGGCTGCACCAAATGGCAGGCGTTCCGGCGGGTCCTGCTTCCGCTCGCGGCGCCGGGAGTCTTCACCACCGCGATCCTGACCTTCATCCACAGCTGGAACGAATTCATCATCGCGCTGTCCATGATCAACGATCCGAAGATCCAGACCGCCACGGTCGCGATCTCCAAGTTCACCGGCGCCACCGAATTCCAGGCGCCCTTCGGCGAACAGATGGCCGCCGGCGTGCTCGTCACCGTACCGTTGGTCATTATGGTGCTGATCTTCCAGCGGCGGATCGTCGAAGGCCTCACCGCGGGCGCCAGCAAATGAGCGGGCACCCGCCCGTCAGCCTGGTCGAGGAAACCACCCTCACCCCCGCGGCGAACTGGTGGCAGTCCGCCGTCATCTACGAGGTCTACCCGCGCTCCTTCGCCGACGGCGACGGCGACGGCGTGGGCGACCTCGCCGGGCTGATCGCCCGGCTGCCGTACATCGCCGCCCTCGGCGTCGACGGCATCTGGATGACCCCATTCCAGCCCTCCCCGCAGCTGGACCAGGGCTACGACGTCACCGACTACTGCGGCGTCGACCCGCTGTTCGGCACCATCGAACAGTTCGATACTTTGCTGGAGCTGGCCCACTCCCTGGGCCTGCGGATCCTGCTCGACGTCGTCCCCAACCACTGCTCCTCCGAGCACCCCCTGTTCCAGGCGGCCCTCGCGGCCGGGCCGGGCTCGCCGGAGCGGGACATGTTCCACTTCGCTCCGGGCCGGGTTCCGGCGTCCGACGACGGCGGCTTGGTTGCCGCTGCTGCCGGCGGCGTTCCACCGAACAACTGGCAGAGCGTCTTCGGCGGCCGCGCCTGGAGCCGCGCCCACCCGGAGTCCGAGAAGGACTCGGACTGGTACCTGCACCTCTTCTCCGCCGGGCAGCCGGACTGGAACTGGCGCAATCCCGCCGTCGGCGACTACTTCGACGGCGTGCTGCGCTTCTGGTTCGACAAGGGCGTGGACGGGCTCCGGATCGACGTCGCGCATGCCCTGTTCAAGGCCGAGGGCCTGCCGGACTCGCCGTCCATGGGCGGGGTGGTGGACGGGCTGCGGTCCAACCCGCAGGTCTCGGACCAGGAGGAAGTCCATGAGGTCTACCGCCGCTGGCGCACCCTGGCCGAGAAGTACCAGCCGCACCGCCTGCTGGTGGGCGAGGTC harbors:
- a CDS encoding ABC transporter substrate-binding protein, coding for MRQRRRTWQTLLATTASLTVAAVALTGCGGTATEAKSTPKAAAASFEGKGPINYVSNRDASGAANKSIEEWNAAHPEEKVTFIELPDSADQQRQQLIQNAQIKSDTFSVLNLDVVWTSEFAANKWILPLPEDAVPTDKMIPATVNAATYRDSLVGAPYYTDGALFYFRSDLLKAAGIAAPPKTWDEMKTACKAILALPEAAGMSCYTGQFDKNEALTVNFSEAVASAGGTVVDADGKPTVDTAEAKKGLNLLVDGFKEGLFPSDAITYLEEQGRRAFQDGKLVFMRNWPFLHASLSATDGSSKVAGKFDITSIPGTDGPGVSTLGGRSLAISPFTPNKATALEFVKFFTSEEQAQKRLALSSRAPVYATLFADPAVVAKRPFFPTLLTSLNNAQPRPKVVQYGATTKAIQEEAYAAITGTKDTDTALNDMQAKLTELTK
- a CDS encoding carbohydrate ABC transporter permease, which codes for MTTTTAPPAGAQTGTPQPGSPRRRGKRSPGEGRMAAMLLSPTILVLALVIVYPLLSAVHQSLFRAESGVDADGFVSDVESFVGLANYADLFVGESGRRFLNAFANTTFFTVTTVFLETVLGLCLALAMNRAFRGRSFLRASILVPWAVPTAVSGLLWRWIFQSDGIANTLLGSEILWTAEGNASKVAVIIAEVWKTAPFIGLLVLAGMQIIPGEVYEAAKIDGAGWWRQLGSITLPLVKPTLLVAVLFRMLDALRMFDLPFVLVGPGKESVETLSMLAWDESNQLRYGSASAFAVMLFLYVAVVAIVFVKVLGADVTGAKELKLLSKKSRTKATRTQKAEATR
- a CDS encoding carbohydrate ABC transporter permease; translated protein: MTISDLRKAAADSGATEATAAVVDSSSKAGRPKAKRTWRSYAVYAGLALIFGYCLAPFYWMLVSSLRRTADIFDNTLLPAPFSLENYAKVFDGSTMFGQALLNSLIVAGTTTVFALVLGVFAAYAISRLNFRFKSVILGVIIATSMFPGISVVVPLLRLFTDIGWINTYQAMIVPNLSFAIPLAVWNLTTFMKALPFDLEEAAMIDGCTKWQAFRRVLLPLAAPGVFTTAILTFIHSWNEFIIALSMINDPKIQTATVAISKFTGATEFQAPFGEQMAAGVLVTVPLVIMVLIFQRRIVEGLTAGASK
- a CDS encoding alpha-amylase family glycosyl hydrolase; translated protein: MSGHPPVSLVEETTLTPAANWWQSAVIYEVYPRSFADGDGDGVGDLAGLIARLPYIAALGVDGIWMTPFQPSPQLDQGYDVTDYCGVDPLFGTIEQFDTLLELAHSLGLRILLDVVPNHCSSEHPLFQAALAAGPGSPERDMFHFAPGRVPASDDGGLVAAAAGGVPPNNWQSVFGGRAWSRAHPESEKDSDWYLHLFSAGQPDWNWRNPAVGDYFDGVLRFWFDKGVDGLRIDVAHALFKAEGLPDSPSMGGVVDGLRSNPQVSDQEEVHEVYRRWRTLAEKYQPHRLLVGEVNLEPARAARYTRADEMQQAFAFAFVKLGWDPAAWAAVGNDLETARQLHGATPTWALENHDIVRSVTRFGGGSIGSARSRAALVALLGLPGPAYIYQGQELGLPEVDVPLEARVDPMWARGGVCRDGARVPLPWTADDALNHGFSLSEPAAEPWLPQPAGWGTHAIELQQQDPESTLALATSALELRRLLWKNEVFGPNDGGTWRVEPGNLLICERSEDFFVAVAMGTEPVQLPAGTVLLSAASLTQDRRLQPNNAAWVLRD
- a CDS encoding LacI family DNA-binding transcriptional regulator, with amino-acid sequence MVTIRDVAKHAGVSPATVSRVVNGLVGYSDETRERVETAVKSLSYETDYLARGLKTRQTSVIGLLAPMVSDALASQVMQGVEEEAQERGYAVMLGRTGAKSTYIAGYLRTLRTYRAAGVILISSVITPETRQLLGPNVPIISVAISDKSGSPSVAIDDEQAAYDATRHLLRLGHRRIGLLAGDPASIYVAQPRKRGYLRAISEANCTPVTATGSFFYESGAAGVDELLQKEPGLTAIFAMSDEMGAAVVNELQRRGLRVPEDVSVLGFDNTSTSLHVNPPLSTMAQPLEEMGRMAVKKLLRSRDLGPKIMPHRLIERGSTAPPSSAVPSAAPANAAQPGDPVLVS